One stretch of Halapricum desulfuricans DNA includes these proteins:
- a CDS encoding damage-control phosphatase ARMT1 family protein — translation MDANLQCAPCVLRQTLETARQTDASDATRERVLRRAAAAISEMSFTATPMQIAARAQSIVREETGDGDPFAEHKRVANETVEGLVPELRAGLERADDPLEHGVRLAIAGNVIDVGPGHDVDIEATIEDVLEQPFAVDRLDELRADLETASDVLYLADNAGEIVLDRLLIERLDADVEVVVKDRPFLNDATAAEARAVGLGDVASVRTRGADGVGTISERFEQRLREADVVLSKGQGNYELFSDVDADVYFLFLVKCGVVADSVGAPEGSIVVA, via the coding sequence ATGGACGCGAACCTGCAGTGTGCACCCTGTGTCCTGCGCCAGACTCTCGAAACGGCCCGCCAGACCGACGCGAGCGACGCGACCCGCGAGCGCGTCCTGCGACGGGCAGCGGCGGCGATCAGCGAGATGTCGTTCACGGCGACGCCGATGCAGATCGCCGCGCGAGCGCAGTCGATCGTCCGCGAGGAGACCGGCGACGGCGACCCGTTCGCCGAGCACAAACGCGTCGCAAACGAGACCGTCGAGGGCCTCGTCCCGGAGCTGCGGGCGGGCCTCGAACGCGCCGACGACCCCCTCGAACACGGCGTCCGGCTGGCGATCGCCGGCAACGTCATCGACGTCGGCCCGGGCCACGACGTCGACATCGAGGCGACGATCGAGGACGTCCTCGAGCAGCCCTTCGCGGTGGACCGACTCGACGAACTGCGCGCCGACCTCGAGACGGCCTCGGACGTGCTGTATCTGGCCGACAACGCCGGCGAGATCGTCCTCGATCGGCTGCTGATCGAACGCCTCGATGCCGATGTCGAGGTCGTCGTCAAGGACCGACCGTTTCTCAACGACGCGACGGCGGCGGAGGCGCGTGCCGTCGGTCTGGGGGACGTCGCGAGCGTGCGAACGCGCGGGGCCGACGGCGTCGGGACGATCTCCGAGCGGTTCGAACAGCGCCTCCGCGAGGCCGACGTCGTGCTCAGCAAGGGCCAGGGCAACTACGAACTGTTCAGCGACGTCGACGCCGACGTCTACTTTCTGTTTCTGGTCAAGTGCGGCGTCGTCGCCGACAGCGTCGGTGCGCCGGAGGGGAGCATCGTCGTCGCGTGA
- a CDS encoding PGF-CTERM sorting domain-containing protein — translation MTDGTPATNADAVSSEGAYDVDDLRLELETEEGEVANEDVIVYNSQQTVEGDVYLTSENASEDLLADDRVVDYEFVDPDGSVVANGDTNTGEFSVSETWDATRTNNSNKRYDGLKYNVNVGDDGVDNGNQSSDTFTTLLDINWEIDGVDVEDADVTHDETVQISGTVEDGSGNAIDNYRVGTSMYDEDNNVAKTGTTRTGNDGQFSFTFRFNDGVQDPELSTIYGDDPNGYGVQLGTHNVSQVDFGFENTANGIDHSATRYGTLPTEPQEASIDIEAQDDSPLNFEDTYTIEVTDEDGDPIEGARVYVDGEFDIEDGDTDYNDFEDAGNFTVDSSGSITQGTPVVDEENDVLEGVHLTTNSSGIVEFTATPLDNFAANVTAEDTTIETPDFTTITPESSDDNGQNGEFEIYGQPDYAQKNLQEFTVGDPSPVNVIGLEVEDPQTENPDSATDDSPTYTNILTDDGPAVVEVLPLAEDTDERLVGPNDDRLGWDGNQDLDGITQYRVSFELRNESNQLIEPGEEDGEFDRIEIRGPSINATISEDDDTGDVTFDSRNNNVVDAAYDSGEYVFLLRPTSVDEDDAEINHEVHVNGEDPVDLSLDTAGLEVSEFQVDGDEVDEVPGSTTLNLTSVVNAPYDNDAPVNNGRVRLTQTGYDLDANTDARTANVNNGEYEFANVSLGPRGIDDNGDGIGEDVSELVFTAYQYNDSSEDGALERDEVDRAAVEQLDLALNDSLQVEYDAENTSTYSGMDDGAFTLTRGVEYDQIAFYLKYENGDPVNLTDGIDDTEISSLNDLAHNADSEETELVTLSSSGEDLSVRFDEDASNTTAGHYVISDIENNGDANVSSQGSNIEDDDSFVFDSGDTVDAPAQPFTLDIETPDRSYSTNTSETGTFMAADAMLEGEIVGVSGTNVPNSTEDPDDLGHNATDNFNTNVSDIDVGTIGIDRTYRVNATVTDAVGNELNASDFAEIRVNNTGAESGTVDYSPVDGYEGFEIVDDDDGEVEINNENGTFQYDFQPTDDTESDGILNLTWEIEAQEDVDEDPMGVTNTTGGPAAQNPVVEVYDRSGAELPEDDETENQILAKDVSNSLRVEAFPASPNDFVLPDGQTFGFADSDPKSEDTAGTTTTLRDSVVTPDFTEGQVGFLSVTPTGTGDAIMHLTNEVDGENFGDGGAVQITDLNGNDVVFDVLNSNFKVNLTLSETEVGPGDEVTVALTQTSTGNALPANVSVSLIDPSDERIVSELTNEDGEVVLTVPEDASDGTYTVSTRPAGYEPNSVEMSVSSAEPANFEVSSLDAPGTVTQGDDVTASATIENTGETEATQTVEFRFAGDTLATENVTLDGGESQTVEFTVSTEGVDAGTYTHGVFTDDDSQTAELTIEAAQTETPTETPTDSPTEDDTTTEEGDGDGPGFGIAVALVALLGAAMLAARRNN, via the coding sequence GTGACAGACGGCACGCCGGCGACGAACGCGGATGCCGTCTCGAGCGAAGGCGCATACGACGTTGACGACCTGCGCCTCGAACTCGAGACGGAAGAAGGAGAAGTCGCTAACGAGGACGTCATCGTCTACAACAGTCAGCAGACTGTCGAAGGAGATGTCTACCTCACGTCTGAGAACGCTTCGGAAGACTTGCTCGCCGACGACCGCGTCGTCGACTACGAGTTCGTCGATCCCGACGGTTCTGTCGTCGCTAACGGTGACACCAACACTGGTGAGTTCTCCGTCAGCGAGACGTGGGACGCTACGCGCACTAATAACAGTAACAAGCGATACGACGGACTCAAGTACAACGTTAATGTTGGTGACGATGGAGTGGACAACGGCAACCAGTCCTCAGACACGTTCACCACCCTGCTCGACATCAACTGGGAGATCGACGGCGTAGACGTTGAAGACGCCGATGTCACCCACGACGAAACCGTCCAGATCAGCGGGACCGTGGAGGACGGCTCCGGCAACGCCATCGACAACTACCGCGTCGGAACGTCGATGTACGACGAGGACAACAACGTTGCGAAGACTGGAACGACGCGAACCGGTAACGACGGCCAGTTCAGCTTCACGTTCCGGTTCAACGACGGTGTGCAGGACCCCGAGCTTTCGACGATCTACGGTGACGATCCGAATGGATACGGTGTCCAGCTTGGAACCCACAACGTCTCGCAAGTGGACTTCGGGTTCGAGAATACGGCGAACGGTATCGACCATTCGGCAACCCGCTACGGTACGCTGCCCACCGAGCCACAGGAAGCATCCATCGATATCGAGGCGCAAGACGACTCCCCGCTCAACTTCGAAGACACGTACACCATCGAAGTGACTGATGAGGATGGCGATCCCATCGAAGGCGCTCGCGTGTACGTCGACGGTGAGTTTGACATCGAAGACGGTGATACCGACTACAATGACTTTGAAGACGCAGGCAACTTCACTGTCGACTCGAGCGGATCTATCACGCAGGGAACCCCTGTTGTTGACGAGGAAAATGACGTACTCGAAGGCGTCCATCTAACGACGAACTCGTCCGGTATAGTCGAGTTCACCGCGACGCCGCTTGATAACTTCGCGGCGAATGTCACTGCAGAGGACACCACCATCGAAACGCCTGACTTCACCACGATCACACCGGAAAGCTCTGACGATAACGGGCAGAACGGTGAATTCGAAATCTATGGTCAGCCTGATTACGCTCAGAAGAACCTGCAGGAGTTCACCGTAGGTGACCCGAGCCCGGTGAACGTCATCGGCCTTGAGGTCGAAGACCCGCAGACTGAGAATCCTGACAGCGCGACAGACGACAGCCCGACGTACACCAACATCCTCACCGATGATGGTCCGGCTGTTGTTGAGGTTCTGCCGCTCGCCGAGGACACCGACGAGCGTCTCGTCGGTCCCAACGACGACCGCCTCGGCTGGGACGGTAACCAGGACCTTGACGGGATCACCCAGTACCGCGTCAGCTTCGAGCTGCGCAATGAGAGCAACCAGCTGATCGAGCCTGGCGAAGAAGACGGCGAATTCGATCGGATCGAGATCCGCGGCCCGAGCATCAACGCGACGATTTCCGAAGATGATGATACGGGCGACGTGACATTCGATTCACGGAACAACAACGTCGTCGATGCCGCTTACGACAGCGGCGAGTACGTCTTCCTCCTCCGACCGACGTCGGTCGATGAGGACGACGCCGAGATCAACCACGAAGTTCACGTCAACGGCGAGGATCCCGTTGACCTCTCGCTCGACACTGCTGGACTCGAAGTCTCCGAGTTCCAGGTCGACGGTGACGAGGTTGACGAAGTCCCCGGTTCGACGACGCTCAACCTCACCTCCGTCGTCAACGCACCGTACGATAATGACGCACCGGTCAACAACGGCCGCGTGCGTCTGACGCAGACCGGATACGACCTCGATGCGAACACTGACGCTCGGACAGCGAACGTCAATAACGGCGAATACGAGTTCGCTAACGTCTCGCTCGGTCCGCGCGGAATCGACGACAACGGCGACGGTATCGGTGAAGACGTCTCTGAACTCGTCTTTACCGCCTACCAGTACAACGATTCCAGCGAGGACGGTGCTCTCGAGCGTGACGAGGTCGACCGTGCTGCGGTCGAACAGCTCGACCTCGCACTTAACGACTCGCTGCAGGTTGAGTACGACGCCGAGAACACAAGCACCTACAGCGGTATGGATGATGGTGCCTTCACGCTGACCCGCGGCGTGGAGTACGACCAGATCGCGTTCTACCTCAAATACGAGAACGGTGATCCGGTCAACCTCACCGACGGGATCGATGACACAGAGATCAGTAGCCTCAACGATCTCGCACACAACGCTGACAGCGAAGAGACCGAACTGGTCACGCTGTCCAGCAGCGGTGAAGATCTCTCGGTGCGCTTCGACGAGGACGCAAGCAACACGACGGCTGGTCACTACGTGATCAGCGACATCGAAAACAACGGCGATGCGAACGTCTCCTCGCAGGGCAGTAACATCGAGGACGACGACTCGTTCGTCTTCGATTCCGGCGACACGGTTGACGCTCCGGCGCAGCCGTTCACCCTCGACATCGAAACCCCTGACCGCTCGTACAGCACCAACACCAGCGAGACGGGAACGTTCATGGCTGCGGATGCCATGCTCGAAGGTGAGATCGTCGGTGTGTCCGGCACAAACGTGCCGAACTCCACGGAAGACCCAGATGACCTGGGTCACAACGCGACGGACAACTTCAACACCAACGTCTCCGACATCGATGTCGGAACGATCGGCATCGACCGCACCTACCGTGTCAACGCGACCGTGACTGACGCAGTCGGAAACGAGCTGAACGCGTCTGACTTCGCTGAGATCAGGGTCAACAACACGGGTGCAGAAAGCGGAACGGTCGATTACTCCCCCGTTGATGGTTACGAAGGCTTCGAAATTGTCGATGACGATGACGGTGAAGTCGAAATCAACAACGAGAACGGGACGTTCCAGTACGACTTCCAGCCGACGGACGACACTGAGTCGGATGGAATCCTGAACCTGACCTGGGAAATCGAAGCTCAGGAAGACGTTGACGAAGACCCGATGGGAGTGACTAACACCACCGGTGGTCCGGCAGCCCAGAACCCGGTCGTCGAGGTTTACGACCGCTCTGGTGCCGAGCTCCCCGAAGATGACGAAACCGAAAACCAGATCCTGGCCAAAGACGTGAGCAACTCGCTCCGCGTCGAGGCCTTCCCGGCCAGTCCGAACGACTTCGTCCTGCCGGACGGTCAGACTTTCGGCTTCGCCGACTCTGACCCCAAGTCCGAGGACACTGCCGGGACGACCACGACGCTGCGGGACAGCGTTGTCACGCCTGACTTCACGGAAGGTCAGGTTGGGTTCCTCTCGGTCACCCCGACCGGTACTGGTGACGCCATCATGCACCTTACCAACGAGGTTGACGGAGAGAACTTCGGAGATGGCGGCGCTGTGCAGATCACTGATCTGAACGGCAACGACGTCGTCTTCGACGTGCTGAACTCGAACTTCAAGGTCAACCTCACTCTCTCCGAGACTGAGGTCGGCCCCGGTGACGAGGTCACCGTGGCGCTCACCCAGACTTCGACCGGGAACGCTCTCCCGGCGAACGTGAGCGTCTCGCTGATCGATCCGTCCGATGAACGGATCGTTTCCGAGCTGACCAACGAGGACGGCGAAGTCGTCCTGACAGTCCCTGAAGATGCGTCTGACGGGACGTACACGGTCAGCACCCGACCGGCCGGCTACGAGCCGAACTCGGTCGAGATGTCCGTGAGTTCGGCCGAACCGGCCAACTTCGAGGTCTCGAGCCTCGACGCACCCGGCACCGTCACGCAGGGTGACGACGTGACCGCCTCGGCGACGATCGAGAACACTGGCGAAACGGAAGCGACCCAGACGGTCGAGTTCCGCTTCGCCGGTGACACGCTCGCAACCGAGAACGTCACGCTCGACGGCGGCGAGAGCCAGACCGTCGAGTTCACGGTCTCGACCGAAGGCGTCGACGCCGGCACGTACACGCACGGCGTGTTCACCGACGACGACAGCCAGACGGCCGAGCTGACCATCGAGGCCGCGCAGACCGAGACGCCGACCGAGACGCCGACGGACTCGCCGACCGAGGACGACACCACCACCGAAGAAGGTGACGGTGACGGACCCGGCTTCGGTATCGCCGTCGCGCTCGTCGCGCTGCTCGGCGCTGCGATGCTCGCGGCCCGCCGCAATAACTAA
- a CDS encoding riboflavin synthase — translation MFTGIVETTGTVTEITDTEGGRRLTIESPFDDLSGGQSIAVEGVCLTVEEYGEDYFSVFLAEETLDRTFFDQLEEGDGVNLERALPADGRFDGHFVQGHVDGTAEILDIEAVGEDWRFTFSIPDEHDKYLVEKGSIAIDGISLTIAARNPDSIEVAIIPETYEVTTLSQKAVGDPVHVEVDVMAKYVERMLEADDQQPGWVAQATEE, via the coding sequence ATGTTCACCGGCATCGTCGAGACGACGGGTACGGTCACTGAGATCACCGACACCGAGGGCGGCCGCCGACTCACCATCGAGTCGCCGTTCGACGACCTCTCGGGCGGGCAGAGCATCGCAGTCGAGGGCGTCTGTCTGACCGTCGAGGAGTACGGCGAGGACTACTTCTCGGTGTTTCTGGCCGAGGAGACGCTCGATCGGACCTTCTTCGACCAACTGGAGGAGGGCGACGGCGTCAACCTCGAGCGCGCGCTGCCGGCCGACGGCCGCTTCGACGGCCACTTCGTCCAGGGTCACGTCGACGGGACCGCCGAGATCCTCGACATCGAGGCAGTCGGCGAGGACTGGCGGTTCACCTTCTCGATTCCCGACGAGCACGACAAGTACCTCGTCGAGAAGGGCTCGATCGCCATCGATGGCATCTCGCTGACCATCGCTGCGCGCAACCCCGACTCGATCGAGGTGGCGATCATCCCCGAGACCTACGAGGTGACGACCCTCTCCCAGAAGGCGGTCGGCGATCCGGTCCACGTCGAGGTCGACGTGATGGCCAAGTACGTCGAGCGGATGCTCGAGGCCGACGACCAGCAGCCCGGCTGGGTCGCACAGGCGACCGAGGAGTGA
- a CDS encoding DUF7533 family protein, which yields MAGVVETVERMATALLVVPVAVAGAHLLVGGQTGAGAALLAIAALMVGISEYVKRPSDVPASAAQRVVGWVAKPPDEDD from the coding sequence ATGGCAGGCGTCGTCGAGACGGTCGAACGGATGGCCACCGCGCTGCTCGTCGTGCCGGTCGCCGTGGCCGGCGCGCACCTGTTGGTCGGCGGGCAGACCGGCGCGGGTGCCGCGCTGCTGGCGATCGCGGCCCTGATGGTCGGGATCTCCGAGTACGTGAAACGGCCGTCGGACGTGCCGGCGTCGGCCGCCCAGCGAGTCGTCGGCTGGGTCGCCAAACCGCCCGACGAAGACGACTAG
- a CDS encoding Hsp20/alpha crystallin family protein, protein MPSRSDPFDDIERMFDRLSEQFANVDPVEFGGRLSGPAVDLRDEGDELVAVVDLPGYDTEDVNVTLPDERTLRIAAEREREVEAHEEGVYVRSERSHEAVERSIRLPDPVTEDGTSATYENGVLTVTLRKQHPDDEGRSIPVE, encoded by the coding sequence ATGCCGTCCAGATCAGATCCCTTCGACGACATCGAGCGGATGTTTGACCGACTGAGCGAGCAGTTCGCCAACGTCGACCCGGTCGAGTTCGGCGGTCGGCTCTCGGGGCCGGCGGTCGATCTCCGGGACGAGGGCGACGAGTTGGTCGCCGTCGTCGACCTGCCCGGCTACGACACCGAGGACGTCAACGTGACCCTCCCCGACGAGCGGACGCTGCGAATCGCCGCCGAGCGCGAACGCGAGGTCGAAGCACACGAGGAAGGCGTCTACGTCCGGAGCGAGCGGTCCCACGAGGCCGTCGAGCGGTCGATCCGGCTGCCCGATCCGGTCACCGAAGACGGCACCAGCGCCACCTACGAGAACGGCGTGCTGACCGTCACGCTCCGAAAGCAACACCCCGACGACGAGGGGCGGTCGATCCCGGTCGAGTAG
- the pheA gene encoding prephenate dehydratase — translation MQTLTLGPSGTYSHRAAQSVSEDIEFTESVTEIVQAVANGAYDRGVIPIENSIEGSVTESLDALAEYDIAVVREIITPIRHALLARGESFETVASHAQALAQCRGYLEEQYPDVELEAVASTARGVERAREDDSVAAIAHPDNAGDLETLATDIQDKTSNATRFLAIAGADERSPAGGKTSIVIYPNSDYPGLLLELLKPFAERDINLSRLESRPSGERLGDYIFHVDFQAGLYEDRTQAALEEIETLAENGWVRRLGSYDTEHVVS, via the coding sequence ATGCAGACGCTCACGCTGGGGCCGAGCGGGACCTACTCACACCGGGCGGCACAGTCGGTCTCCGAGGACATCGAGTTCACCGAATCGGTGACGGAAATCGTTCAGGCAGTCGCAAACGGCGCGTACGACCGCGGGGTGATCCCAATCGAGAACAGCATTGAGGGCAGCGTCACCGAGAGTTTGGACGCGCTGGCCGAGTACGACATCGCGGTCGTCAGAGAGATCATCACCCCGATCCGCCACGCGCTGCTGGCCCGCGGGGAGTCGTTCGAGACCGTCGCCAGTCACGCCCAGGCGCTGGCCCAGTGTCGGGGCTACCTTGAGGAGCAGTATCCCGACGTCGAACTCGAGGCGGTCGCCTCGACCGCCCGCGGGGTCGAACGCGCCCGAGAGGACGACTCGGTGGCTGCGATCGCTCATCCCGATAACGCGGGCGACCTGGAGACGCTCGCGACGGACATCCAGGACAAGACGTCCAACGCGACGCGGTTTCTGGCGATCGCCGGGGCCGACGAGCGCTCGCCGGCCGGCGGCAAGACCTCGATCGTCATCTATCCGAACTCCGATTACCCCGGACTCCTGCTGGAACTGCTCAAACCGTTCGCGGAGCGCGACATCAACCTCTCGCGGCTGGAATCGCGGCCGAGCGGGGAGCGACTCGGGGACTACATCTTCCACGTCGACTTCCAGGCCGGCCTCTACGAGGACCGCACGCAGGCCGCCCTCGAAGAGATCGAGACCCTCGCCGAGAACGGCTGGGTCCGACGGCTCGGCTCGTACGATACCGAACACGTCGTCTCGTAG
- a CDS encoding NADP-dependent oxidoreductase, which yields MRDSNREWVFAQRPDGEPDMDSFELRAGDVPEPHHGELLVRVRYLSVDPYMRGRMRDAESYAEPWDVGDVMAGAVVGEVVESESDAYEAGDLVTGNGSWADYSVLDADSVAPVDPSVADLPAYLGVLGMPGRTAYFGLLEVGEPKPGDTVVVSGAAGAVGSVVGQIAKLNGCRVVGFAGTDEKVEWLTEDLGFDAAINYKQVDDYRAALDDAAPDGVDVYFDNVGGPITDVVFTRLNLDARVAVCGQIAHYNDEGVPTGPRKLPQLISVRAKVQGLLVGDYATRFEEASERLGEWVAAGEITHRESVVDGLENAPDAFLGLFAGDNIGKQVVAVSADER from the coding sequence ATGCGTGACTCGAACCGCGAGTGGGTGTTCGCACAGCGCCCTGACGGCGAACCGGACATGGACAGCTTCGAACTCCGTGCGGGCGACGTCCCGGAGCCACACCACGGCGAGCTCCTGGTGCGCGTGCGATACCTCTCGGTCGATCCCTACATGCGAGGCCGGATGCGAGACGCCGAGTCGTACGCCGAACCGTGGGACGTCGGCGACGTGATGGCGGGTGCCGTCGTCGGCGAGGTCGTCGAGAGCGAGAGCGACGCCTACGAAGCGGGCGACCTCGTGACCGGCAACGGGTCGTGGGCGGACTACAGTGTCCTCGACGCCGACAGCGTCGCCCCCGTCGACCCGTCGGTCGCGGACCTGCCGGCATATCTGGGCGTCCTCGGCATGCCCGGTCGGACCGCGTACTTCGGGCTGCTGGAGGTCGGCGAGCCCAAACCCGGAGACACCGTCGTCGTCTCGGGTGCCGCGGGCGCGGTCGGCTCTGTCGTCGGCCAGATCGCGAAGCTCAACGGCTGTCGCGTCGTCGGGTTCGCGGGCACCGACGAGAAAGTCGAGTGGCTCACCGAGGACCTCGGCTTCGATGCCGCGATCAACTACAAACAGGTCGACGACTACCGGGCGGCGCTCGACGACGCCGCGCCCGACGGCGTCGACGTCTACTTCGACAACGTCGGCGGCCCGATCACCGACGTCGTGTTCACGCGGCTGAATCTCGACGCCCGCGTCGCCGTCTGCGGACAGATCGCCCATTACAACGACGAGGGCGTCCCGACCGGGCCGCGGAAACTCCCCCAGCTCATCTCGGTGCGCGCGAAAGTTCAGGGGCTGCTCGTCGGCGACTACGCCACCCGGTTCGAGGAGGCGAGCGAGCGACTCGGCGAGTGGGTCGCCGCCGGCGAGATCACTCATCGCGAGAGCGTCGTCGACGGGCTGGAAAACGCGCCCGACGCGTTTCTCGGACTCTTCGCCGGTGACAACATCGGCAAGCAGGTCGTCGCTGTCTCCGCAGACGAGCGCTGA
- a CDS encoding serine hydrolase domain-containing protein, which yields MKSITESDHEQLRAEFDRQLAVGLHHGAQLAVYVDGELVVDFAGGTTGPEGEETTSETRHLLFSCTKPYAGVGLHQLIEDGTAEYDDPVVQHWPGFADPDTRKADITIRHVLSHTAGIPYGELDEQAEKWSDWDAVVQAMEDIEPVFEPGEQPAYHTFNYGWLVGELIRRLSGQPVEEYVAENVFDPLGMERTSIGLAADEDDDVATLTGFEAFDRCRDPGEGLGVPASESAAAFNDEGVRRAVVPAATGIGTARDTARFYAAMANGGELDGTRLLEETTVAEATRTHAETDSDGTLSRPARYGLGFWTGGLANDMFGSLSRERMFGHAGLGSVFGWADPELNVGFAYVTNGIREESWEHAARVAGLSDAVRLALLE from the coding sequence ATGAAATCGATCACCGAGAGCGATCACGAGCAACTCAGAGCAGAATTCGACCGTCAGCTCGCTGTCGGCCTGCATCACGGTGCGCAACTCGCGGTCTACGTCGACGGTGAGCTGGTCGTCGACTTCGCAGGCGGCACGACCGGACCCGAGGGCGAAGAGACGACCTCCGAAACCCGTCATTTACTCTTTTCGTGCACGAAACCGTATGCAGGCGTCGGGCTACATCAGCTGATCGAGGACGGCACGGCCGAGTACGACGACCCGGTCGTCCAGCACTGGCCCGGCTTCGCTGACCCCGATACACGGAAAGCCGATATCACGATTCGGCACGTCCTCAGTCACACGGCCGGCATCCCCTACGGCGAACTTGACGAGCAAGCCGAGAAGTGGAGCGACTGGGACGCGGTCGTCCAGGCCATGGAAGACATCGAACCAGTGTTCGAGCCGGGCGAGCAGCCGGCCTACCACACGTTCAACTACGGCTGGCTCGTCGGCGAACTCATTCGTCGTCTCAGCGGACAGCCCGTCGAGGAATACGTCGCCGAGAACGTCTTCGATCCGCTGGGGATGGAGCGGACGTCGATCGGGCTTGCGGCCGACGAAGACGACGACGTCGCCACGCTCACCGGCTTCGAGGCGTTCGACCGCTGCCGCGATCCGGGTGAGGGCCTCGGCGTTCCGGCGTCCGAATCGGCAGCTGCGTTCAACGACGAAGGCGTACGGCGTGCCGTCGTTCCGGCCGCGACCGGGATCGGGACCGCCCGCGATACGGCGCGGTTCTACGCCGCCATGGCCAACGGTGGCGAACTCGACGGGACTCGCCTCCTGGAGGAGACGACCGTTGCGGAGGCGACGCGGACGCACGCCGAAACTGACTCGGACGGCACGCTCTCGCGGCCGGCACGCTACGGCCTCGGGTTCTGGACCGGCGGCCTGGCAAACGACATGTTCGGGTCGCTCAGCCGCGAACGCATGTTCGGTCACGCCGGTCTCGGCAGCGTCTTCGGGTGGGCCGATCCGGAGCTGAACGTCGGGTTCGCCTACGTGACCAACGGCATCCGCGAGGAATCCTGGGAACACGCCGCCCGCGTCGCCGGGCTGTCCGACGCTGTGCGGCTCGCACTCCTGGAGTAG
- a CDS encoding transposase, which yields MVNGTQEDDVYEYQYATLTIVSNNVPLILAVEPVRHHSVWEDGDGRSVSWAEVVDRLMEQATDLVDIDLVMADKAFDQHGVFHVLDQRHDVDYLIPKKEDSEHLRGQAEEVRDDPAVTARVEQDAALHLRDNTPYIDTESDPDVDEDNYSHDVTFMHVPADRNDWIIRNANDTGYALFATNCDNVTPMDAEDLTNRYSHRWDIENEYRMVLPMVPSIASKDYRMRFFSFVFSTLLYNMWRIVDHSLKEIASEAYDDYGRGPHEDRLDPILTLADFLGSSLILMIMDGLDPPDRAV from the coding sequence ATGGTGAATGGAACCCAGGAAGACGATGTCTACGAATACCAGTATGCAACACTGACAATTGTTTCAAATAACGTTCCGCTGATATTGGCTGTCGAACCAGTCCGGCATCACTCTGTCTGGGAGGATGGGGACGGAAGGTCAGTTTCGTGGGCAGAAGTCGTTGATCGGCTGATGGAACAAGCAACCGACCTCGTGGATATCGATCTCGTGATGGCTGACAAAGCGTTCGATCAACACGGGGTATTCCACGTACTCGATCAGCGGCACGATGTTGACTACCTGATTCCAAAGAAAGAGGATTCAGAACACCTCCGGGGACAAGCCGAAGAAGTACGTGACGATCCAGCTGTGACGGCACGTGTCGAACAAGATGCAGCGCTCCACCTGCGTGACAACACACCATATATTGACACAGAGTCGGATCCCGATGTTGATGAGGATAATTATAGCCACGACGTGACGTTTATGCACGTGCCAGCAGACCGGAATGACTGGATCATCCGGAATGCTAATGATACAGGATATGCACTTTTCGCAACGAATTGTGACAATGTGACGCCGATGGACGCTGAAGACTTGACGAATCGATATTCACACAGATGGGATATCGAAAACGAATATCGAATGGTGTTGCCAATGGTGCCGTCGATCGCGTCGAAAGACTACCGAATGCGATTTTTCTCGTTCGTCTTCAGTACGTTGCTCTACAATATGTGGCGGATTGTTGATCACTCCCTGAAGGAGATCGCAAGTGAAGCGTACGATGACTACGGCCGAGGACCACACGAGGATCGTCTAGATCCAATCTTGACGTTGGCAGACTTTCTTGGATCATCCCTTATCCTGATGATCATGGATGGATTAGACCCGCCTGACAGAGCGGTCTAA
- a CDS encoding Rid family detoxifying hydrolase, protein MRRIVNTDDAPAAVGAYSQATETDDLVFTAGQIPLTPEGDLLDHTAIDVQTEQALENVEAILEAAGSSMDDVLKVTVYMTDIEQFEAMNDIYETFFEAEPPARSAVEVAALPKGVDVEIEAVATK, encoded by the coding sequence ATGCGCCGCATTGTCAATACGGACGACGCTCCGGCCGCAGTCGGGGCCTACAGTCAGGCGACAGAGACGGACGACCTCGTGTTCACGGCAGGTCAGATCCCGCTGACGCCGGAGGGGGACCTCCTCGATCACACCGCGATCGACGTCCAGACCGAACAGGCTCTGGAGAACGTCGAGGCGATCCTCGAGGCGGCGGGCTCGAGCATGGACGACGTCCTGAAAGTCACGGTTTACATGACCGACATCGAGCAGTTCGAAGCGATGAACGACATCTACGAGACGTTCTTCGAGGCAGAGCCGCCGGCGAGAAGCGCCGTCGAGGTCGCCGCCCTGCCGAAAGGCGTCGACGTCGAGATCGAGGCCGTGGCGACGAAATAG